One Anaerolineae bacterium genomic window carries:
- a CDS encoding NUDIX hydrolase, which yields MIPKWLEWAQKLQALAQSGLHYAQSPFEIERYEAIREIAIEIMAAHSDASLEGLRALFACEEGHATPKVDVRGAVFRDDAILLVKERVDGRWTLPGGWVDVGESPSEAVEREVFEESGYRTRAVKLLALYDRNKHDHPPHPFHIYKLFFRCELLGGEPTLSAETDGVGFFPEEALPELSMGRVTPAQIHRLFEHYRHPDWPTDFD from the coding sequence ATGATCCCTAAATGGCTGGAATGGGCTCAAAAATTGCAAGCCCTTGCGCAGAGTGGTCTCCATTACGCGCAAAGCCCGTTCGAGATCGAACGATACGAGGCTATACGCGAGATCGCCATCGAGATCATGGCTGCCCACTCGGATGCCAGCCTGGAAGGTTTGCGCGCCCTGTTCGCCTGTGAGGAGGGACATGCCACGCCCAAGGTAGACGTGCGCGGGGCCGTGTTTCGCGACGACGCCATCTTGCTGGTCAAGGAGCGGGTAGATGGCCGCTGGACGCTGCCGGGCGGCTGGGTGGATGTCGGCGAGTCCCCCAGCGAGGCGGTAGAACGTGAAGTGTTCGAGGAGTCAGGCTATCGCACGCGCGCGGTCAAGCTGCTGGCCCTCTATGATCGGAACAAACACGACCATCCGCCACATCCCTTTCATATCTACAAGCTGTTCTTCCGATGCGAATTATTGGGTGGCGAGCCGACGTTGAGCGCGGAGACGGACGGCGTGGGCTTCTTTCCAGAAGAGGCACTCCCGGAGCTCTCCATGGGGCGCGTCACGCCAGCGCAGATCCACCGGCTCTTTGAGCATTATCGCCACCCTGATTGGCCGACGGACTTCGATTGA
- the lepB gene encoding signal peptidase I, which translates to MMTIAREVAETVIPAVLIALIIQIFLAQATRVYGQSMEPNLHTDQRLVVEKLSYRFHAPRRGDIVVIRLPNQSNELLIKRVIGLPGETVEIRQGVVYINGKPLDEPYVTYRSHETLAPRVIPPLSVFVLGDNRSASNDSRVFGPVHRDNIVGRAWFSYWPPSLIGWVE; encoded by the coding sequence ATGATGACGATAGCGCGGGAGGTCGCGGAGACGGTGATCCCGGCCGTCCTCATCGCGCTGATCATCCAGATCTTCTTAGCCCAAGCCACGCGCGTCTATGGGCAAAGCATGGAGCCCAACCTGCACACGGACCAGCGCCTAGTCGTGGAAAAGCTCTCCTATCGGTTTCATGCGCCGCGACGCGGCGATATCGTCGTGATCCGCTTGCCTAACCAGAGCAATGAACTACTCATCAAGCGCGTGATTGGGCTGCCAGGTGAGACGGTGGAAATTCGTCAGGGAGTGGTCTATATTAACGGCAAGCCCCTGGATGAGCCATATGTGACCTATCGGTCGCACGAGACGCTGGCGCCCCGCGTGATCCCACCGCTGAGCGTGTTCGTATTGGGGGATAACCGGTCAGCCTCCAACGATTCGCGGGTGTTTGGCCCCGTGCATCGGGACAACATCGTCGGCCGAGCCTGGTTTTCCTACTGGCCTCCCTCGCTGATCGGGTGGGTAGAGTGA
- a CDS encoding AI-2E family transporter: protein MSPRWSPLTKQIVTISGLVGLIWLISRFSQILGPLMMAIILAYFLNIPVRWLVRRTGWPRTGVVIGVYIAFLLLLILAPALLTPRVVTLVRSLAGLVAQLAQELGRLSLQPIQVMPGVQVEFARLYEQLSGAIQALLSPAATGALSLVFTIASSLLWLGFVLVVSFWLVKDYPLLIRYVTDRIPSEYRGELVRLGRELVMVWDGFVRGQLSVGIVVGLFLAVVLSLIGMPNGVALGLFAGLMELVPTIGPTVAGVLATLAAFFLGSTYLPLNNTWFALLVALIFILTFQLDSVFLIPRFVGRRVRLHPLVVFIGLIAGAQVAGVLGILLASPTIASLRVIVSYVIAKLLDREPFEPLPSPPDLAAQWRELLRERGIEVLLFDLDGTLVETDDVVVRTWARRVAPLKRMIPALEPERAVRWIVGRLEGPASLALLVLDRLAWDEQALDWAEWLTRQLARRPPEALVAVPGAVETIRHLRTRYRLGIVTTRRLADVKQFLRQEGLEECFEVIVARDTYPLLKPHPGPVLHAAQMLGVKAERCALVGDTMMDIAAAQAAGAVSIGVLSGFGQRDDLAQADLVVDSVFDLLDWMFMDGAQVSARPHSPEGANGLLS from the coding sequence ATGTCACCCCGATGGAGTCCACTGACCAAACAGATCGTGACAATCAGTGGCCTCGTGGGCCTGATCTGGCTGATCTCACGGTTTAGCCAGATCCTAGGCCCTCTAATGATGGCGATCATCCTTGCGTACTTCCTCAACATTCCAGTCCGCTGGCTGGTACGACGCACCGGATGGCCGCGCACTGGCGTTGTCATCGGCGTTTACATAGCCTTCCTGTTGCTGCTGATCCTGGCACCAGCACTCCTGACGCCTCGAGTGGTCACGCTGGTGCGCTCGCTGGCAGGCCTGGTAGCTCAATTGGCTCAGGAATTGGGGCGGCTTTCACTCCAGCCGATCCAGGTGATGCCAGGGGTGCAGGTGGAATTCGCTAGGCTGTACGAGCAGCTTAGCGGTGCAATCCAAGCGCTCCTGTCGCCGGCTGCGACGGGCGCGCTCAGCCTGGTATTCACCATCGCGTCAAGCTTGCTATGGTTGGGCTTTGTGCTGGTCGTCTCCTTCTGGTTGGTGAAGGACTATCCACTGCTCATCCGCTATGTCACCGATCGCATCCCCTCGGAATATCGCGGCGAGCTAGTAAGGCTCGGCCGCGAGTTGGTGATGGTTTGGGACGGGTTTGTGCGTGGGCAGCTCAGCGTGGGCATCGTGGTGGGGCTGTTCCTGGCCGTGGTGCTCTCACTGATCGGGATGCCTAACGGGGTCGCGTTAGGCCTCTTCGCCGGCTTGATGGAGCTGGTTCCCACCATCGGCCCCACTGTGGCCGGCGTGTTAGCAACGCTGGCCGCTTTTTTTCTGGGTTCTACTTATCTGCCTTTGAACAACACCTGGTTCGCCCTCCTAGTAGCGCTGATCTTCATCCTGACCTTTCAGCTAGACAGCGTCTTCCTGATCCCGCGTTTCGTGGGACGGCGCGTGCGCCTACATCCATTGGTGGTTTTCATTGGCCTGATCGCCGGAGCGCAGGTGGCCGGCGTATTGGGCATCCTGCTGGCCTCGCCAACGATCGCCTCGCTGCGCGTGATCGTCAGTTACGTGATAGCTAAGCTGCTGGACCGGGAACCGTTCGAGCCGTTGCCCTCGCCGCCCGATCTGGCGGCCCAATGGCGTGAGCTGCTGCGCGAGCGGGGCATTGAAGTCCTGCTATTCGACTTGGATGGGACGCTTGTGGAAACGGATGACGTGGTCGTACGCACGTGGGCAAGGCGTGTGGCGCCCCTCAAGCGGATGATCCCGGCGCTGGAGCCGGAGCGGGCTGTGCGTTGGATCGTGGGACGCCTGGAGGGGCCGGCGAGCCTTGCCCTTTTGGTGCTAGACCGCCTGGCCTGGGATGAGCAGGCGTTGGATTGGGCGGAATGGCTTACCCGCCAGCTCGCGCGCCGACCTCCAGAAGCGCTAGTAGCCGTGCCCGGCGCTGTTGAGACGATCCGCCATCTCCGGACACGCTACCGGCTGGGGATCGTGACCACACGCCGGCTGGCCGATGTAAAGCAATTCCTTCGCCAAGAAGGGCTAGAGGAGTGCTTCGAGGTCATCGTCGCCCGAGATACCTACCCGCTGCTGAAACCCCATCCTGGTCCAGTGTTGCACGCGGCCCAGATGCTTGGGGTGAAAGCAGAGCGATGCGCCCTGGTGGGCGACACCATGATGGACATAGCGGCAGCCCAGGCGGCTGGCGCGGTATCCATCGGAGTTCTCTCTGGCTTCGGCCAGCGCGACGATCTGGCGCAGGCTGATCTGGTGGTGGACTCGGTGTTTGATCTGCTCGATTGGATGTTTATGGACGGCGCTCAGGTGTCAGCTCGCCCCCACAGCCCGGAGGGCGCTAATGGCCTGCTCTCGTGA
- the aroB gene encoding 3-dehydroquinate synthase produces MQIRQSEERNIILTGFMGTGKTSIGRLMAKRLRREFVDMDAVIEERTGRSIPQIFQEQGEEAFRAMERELCRELAARSGLVIATGGGALVSAENRALLGATGDIICLRASPDVIMARVGASANRPKLDGTDRRARIEALLDERAAAYNSIQLQLDTSELTLAEAVERALALLWGLTEARRLPVHAPGDHSYDIVLGEGILSRAGELLARRLAPSPVAIITHPVIGQHWAGLLTRALEAAGFCPTVVEIPAGEEHKTLDTVRFLYHRLLAAGLDRRSAVIALGGGVVGDIAGFVAATFLRGVPFVQIPTTLLSMVDASVGGKVGVDLPEGKNLVGAFKQPEMVLMDPLTLSTLPSEEFRAGLAEVVKHSVIGAPELFRQMEERTGPTSLTALIADAVRVKIEVVEEDPFEQGRRAVLNLGHTFGHALEQLSGYRMRHGEAVSIGMAAAARLAVHLGRCEVQTANRLIDLLDRLGLPVRIEGYSAEALYQAMGTDKKRAAGQLRFVIPEEIGRVVIADGVSREQAISALRAVGAS; encoded by the coding sequence ATGCAAATTCGTCAAAGTGAGGAGCGAAACATCATCCTGACCGGCTTCATGGGGACAGGGAAAACTTCCATTGGCCGACTTATGGCGAAGCGGCTACGCCGCGAGTTTGTGGACATGGATGCCGTCATCGAGGAGCGCACCGGCCGGAGCATCCCGCAGATCTTTCAAGAGCAGGGAGAGGAAGCTTTTCGAGCCATGGAACGGGAGCTATGCCGTGAGCTGGCCGCGCGCTCTGGGCTGGTCATCGCTACGGGCGGCGGTGCGCTAGTCAGCGCCGAGAACCGGGCTCTGTTAGGCGCCACAGGCGACATCATCTGCCTGCGCGCCAGCCCTGACGTGATCATGGCTCGCGTGGGGGCCAGTGCTAACCGGCCCAAGCTGGATGGCACCGATCGCCGCGCCCGCATCGAGGCCTTATTGGACGAGCGCGCAGCGGCTTATAACTCCATCCAGCTCCAGCTCGACACCAGCGAGCTCACCTTGGCCGAGGCCGTCGAGCGGGCGCTGGCGCTCCTCTGGGGGCTGACAGAGGCGCGCCGATTGCCCGTCCACGCCCCTGGCGATCACTCCTATGACATCGTCCTGGGCGAGGGCATCCTCTCCAGGGCCGGCGAGCTGCTCGCCCGCCGGCTGGCCCCTTCCCCCGTGGCCATCATCACGCATCCGGTCATCGGCCAGCATTGGGCTGGCCTCCTGACGCGCGCGCTGGAGGCGGCGGGATTCTGCCCTACCGTCGTCGAAATCCCCGCAGGAGAAGAGCATAAGACGCTGGACACCGTGCGCTTTCTGTATCACCGGCTGCTCGCCGCGGGCCTAGATCGTCGCAGTGCGGTGATCGCCCTGGGTGGTGGAGTGGTAGGCGACATTGCTGGCTTTGTCGCTGCCACCTTCCTGCGCGGTGTGCCCTTCGTGCAAATACCCACCACGTTGCTCAGCATGGTGGATGCCTCAGTGGGAGGTAAAGTAGGGGTGGACCTGCCCGAAGGCAAGAACCTGGTGGGTGCCTTCAAGCAGCCAGAGATGGTGCTGATGGATCCGTTAACGTTGAGCACGTTGCCATCAGAGGAGTTCCGGGCCGGTCTAGCCGAGGTGGTCAAGCACAGCGTTATCGGCGCGCCTGAGCTGTTCCGCCAGATGGAGGAGCGGACGGGACCAACCTCCCTCACCGCGCTGATCGCAGACGCGGTACGGGTGAAGATCGAAGTGGTGGAGGAGGATCCCTTTGAGCAGGGTCGGCGGGCCGTGCTCAACTTGGGTCACACCTTCGGTCACGCCCTGGAGCAGCTCTCAGGTTATCGAATGCGTCATGGCGAGGCGGTGAGCATCGGGATGGCCGCCGCCGCTCGCTTGGCGGTCCATCTGGGCCGTTGCGAGGTTCAAACTGCCAATCGGCTGATTGATCTGTTGGATCGTCTGGGGTTGCCCGTGCGGATTGAGGGGTATAGCGCCGAAGCGCTCTACCAGGCCATGGGCACGGACAAAAAGCGCGCCGCCGGACAATTGCGCTTCGTCATCCCCGAGGAGATCGGACGCGTCGTGATCGCTGACGGCGTCTCACGAGAGCAGGCCATTAGCGCCCTCCGGGCTGTGGGGGCGAGCTGA
- the aroC gene encoding chorismate synthase: MRFLTAGESHGPYLTAILEGMPAGLPLSPDDINRDLARRQAGYGSGGRMKIEQDAVEISAGVMAGRTTGGPIAFRIQNLDYAKWKDRLIEPMTIPRPGHADLTGAIKYGYRELRLALERASARETAARVAVGAVCRRLLAEFGIAVGSYVIEIGGVDATPPPDMPYPERLAMAETNDVRVAHPERVEAVRERIRQAMMERDTLGGVIEVVALGVPPGLGSHVHWDRRLDGRLAGALISVHAMKGVEIGPAFANARLSGTQVHDEIFLENGRLVRRTNRAGGFEGGITTGEPIVARVAMKPIATTLTPLRSVDLASGQPSTTDYERSDFCAVPRAGVILEAMTCFVLADALIEKLGGDSLDEMRPRFQALRQARLEDLVMDNEAWRFGYSVYSNDP, from the coding sequence TTGCGCTTTCTAACCGCTGGGGAATCCCACGGGCCGTATTTGACAGCGATCCTCGAAGGGATGCCGGCCGGCCTGCCCCTCTCACCTGACGACATCAACCGTGACCTGGCCCGCCGTCAGGCAGGCTATGGGTCAGGAGGACGCATGAAGATCGAGCAGGATGCGGTGGAGATCTCCGCAGGGGTGATGGCCGGGCGCACCACCGGAGGTCCGATCGCGTTTCGCATCCAGAACCTAGATTATGCCAAGTGGAAAGATCGGCTGATCGAGCCGATGACCATCCCCCGGCCTGGTCATGCGGACCTGACCGGCGCCATCAAGTACGGCTATCGCGAGCTGCGGCTGGCGTTAGAGCGGGCCAGCGCCCGTGAGACCGCCGCCCGTGTAGCGGTAGGCGCGGTGTGTCGTCGTCTGCTGGCCGAGTTCGGCATCGCCGTCGGCTCGTATGTGATCGAGATCGGCGGTGTAGACGCAACGCCTCCGCCTGACATGCCGTACCCTGAGCGGCTCGCTATGGCCGAAACAAACGATGTCCGCGTCGCGCACCCGGAACGGGTTGAGGCCGTACGCGAGCGCATCCGCCAGGCGATGATGGAACGAGATACGCTGGGCGGCGTGATCGAGGTCGTAGCGCTGGGGGTTCCTCCCGGTCTGGGCTCTCATGTCCATTGGGATCGGCGGCTGGATGGCCGGCTGGCGGGCGCCCTGATCTCGGTGCATGCCATGAAAGGGGTAGAGATCGGGCCCGCCTTTGCCAATGCGCGGCTGTCAGGTACTCAGGTGCATGATGAAATCTTCCTAGAGAACGGACGACTGGTGCGACGGACTAACCGTGCCGGAGGCTTTGAAGGAGGGATCACCACGGGCGAGCCCATCGTCGCCCGCGTCGCGATGAAGCCGATCGCCACCACGTTGACCCCGTTACGCTCAGTGGACCTGGCTAGCGGGCAGCCATCCACAACAGACTACGAGCGGTCGGACTTCTGCGCAGTGCCCCGGGCTGGCGTGATCCTGGAGGCTATGACCTGTTTTGTCCTGGCTGACGCGCTGATCGAGAAGCTGGGAGGGGATAGCCTAGACGAGATGCGGCCGCGCTTTCAAGCGCTGCGTCAGGCCCGGCTTGAGGATCTGGTGATGGACAACGAGGCCTGGCGATTTGGTTACTCGGTTTACTCAAATGATCCCTAA